In the genome of Myroides phaeus, one region contains:
- a CDS encoding membrane lipoprotein lipid attachment site-containing protein: MKKLVFFLLTAVAVTGCSSDDNTSQPTKIEGPEINTVDFSGVKVGDEVALTGKGFRDFDEKDYKILFVERLPEQTKSISSIGNTTRALPPTESDRDVSAQIIAVKEDKIIFLVPNTAGNGDVKFVYKQTTKPFGYFTR; this comes from the coding sequence ATGAAAAAATTAGTATTCTTCCTATTAACGGCAGTAGCTGTTACAGGATGTTCAAGTGACGACAATACTTCACAACCAACAAAAATAGAAGGCCCAGAAATTAACACAGTTGATTTTAGTGGCGTTAAAGTCGGAGATGAAGTAGCCTTAACAGGTAAAGGATTTAGAGATTTTGACGAAAAAGACTATAAAATCCTTTTCGTTGAAAGATTACCAGAACAAACAAAAAGTATTTCAAGTATAGGAAATACAACAAGAGCACTCCCTCCTACTGAATCTGATAGAGATGTATCCGCACAGATTATAGCAGTTAAAGAAGATAAAATTATCTTTCTTGTACCCAATACAGCTGGGAATGGTGATGTGAAATTTGTTTATAAGCAAACGACAAAACCTTTTGGTTATTTCACAAGATAA
- a CDS encoding SIR2 family NAD-dependent protein deacylase has product MEKSLVVLSGAGISAESGIKTFRDADGLWEGHDVMEVASPMGWEQNKALVLQFYNDRRKQLLTCEPNQAHKDITALQEHFKVQVITQNVDDLHERAGNANVLHLHGELFKVRSEVDESLVYEWKDDLHADSTNKEGHSLRPHIVWFGEMVPELNNALPIVEKADIILIIGTSLQVYPAASLIEYAKQDAIIYYIDPNPATIYNNKQIITVQDKATTGLRSIMTALIDLK; this is encoded by the coding sequence ATGGAAAAAAGCTTAGTAGTCTTATCTGGTGCTGGCATAAGTGCTGAAAGTGGTATTAAGACATTTAGAGATGCAGACGGATTGTGGGAAGGCCACGATGTTATGGAAGTCGCTTCTCCTATGGGATGGGAACAAAACAAAGCGCTTGTCTTACAGTTTTACAACGACAGACGAAAGCAATTATTAACGTGTGAACCCAATCAGGCTCATAAAGATATCACCGCTTTACAAGAGCATTTTAAGGTGCAGGTAATCACACAAAATGTTGATGATTTACACGAAAGAGCAGGTAACGCTAATGTACTACACTTACACGGGGAACTCTTTAAAGTGAGAAGTGAGGTTGACGAATCCCTTGTTTACGAGTGGAAAGACGACCTACACGCTGATTCTACAAACAAAGAAGGACACTCCTTAAGACCACATATTGTATGGTTTGGAGAAATGGTACCAGAATTGAACAACGCATTACCTATCGTTGAAAAGGCAGACATCATCCTTATCATAGGAACATCACTTCAAGTGTACCCAGCAGCCTCGTTGATTGAGTATGCTAAACAAGATGCTATAATCTATTACATTGATCCTAATCCAGCTACTATTTACAACAACAAGCAGATTATAACCGTGCAAGATAAAGCAACAACAGGTTTAAGAAGTATTATGACAGCGCTAATTGACCTTAAATAA
- a CDS encoding TrmH family RNA methyltransferase, with protein sequence MNISEKLFQDVDYLEYLESFLTENRVERFKEVLQNRTKHITVVAEDVYQLHNTSAVMRSCEVFGVQDLCVIEQKFGKRIDKEIALGAEKWVDIHRYNSVQATIDDIRSRGYQIVATTPHVEANHLEDFDISKPSAIFFGTEKSGLSPEIIEQADAYIKIPMVGFTESLNISVSAAIIIQNLTTRLRNSPIDWKLTEAQLIEKRIDWARKSIKDIDFVTERYIESKNNEAL encoded by the coding sequence ATGAATATTTCAGAAAAGCTATTTCAAGATGTTGATTATTTAGAGTATTTAGAAAGTTTTTTAACTGAGAATAGGGTTGAACGCTTTAAAGAAGTTCTTCAAAATCGTACGAAGCATATTACTGTTGTAGCAGAAGATGTATATCAGTTGCACAATACAAGTGCTGTAATGAGAAGCTGTGAGGTATTTGGGGTTCAAGACTTATGTGTGATTGAACAAAAGTTTGGAAAGCGAATAGATAAAGAGATTGCGTTAGGCGCTGAGAAGTGGGTTGATATTCATCGTTATAACTCAGTACAAGCGACTATTGATGATATCCGCAGTAGAGGATACCAGATTGTAGCGACTACGCCACACGTGGAGGCAAATCACTTAGAAGATTTTGATATTAGTAAACCATCGGCTATTTTCTTTGGTACTGAAAAGAGCGGGCTATCTCCTGAGATTATTGAGCAAGCAGATGCTTATATTAAGATTCCAATGGTTGGGTTTACAGAGAGTTTAAATATCTCTGTATCGGCGGCTATTATTATTCAGAATCTAACAACACGTCTTCGCAATTCACCTATTGATTGGAAGTTGACGGAGGCACAATTGATAGAAAAGAGAATTGATTGGGCAAGAAAGTCTATTAAAGATATTGACTTTGTAACGGAGCGCTATATTGAAAGTAAAAACAACGAGGCGTTGTAA
- a CDS encoding TerC family protein, which produces MEVLFTADAIVAFITLTFLEIVLGIDNVIFISIVTGKLPEEQRKKATKIGLFLAMFMRIGLLLGVTWLIAMKEPLFSINWSWFTADFNGQALILLGGGIFLIYKSTKEIHEKVAHVHNQEPIDEKPDAKKIAVKSFGNIIIQILMIDIIFSIDSILTAVGMTNGIEGALYIMIAAVVVSVAIMMLFAIPVGNFVNNNPSIQILALSFLILIGFMLTTESMHISHAVLAGQEIGAVPKGYLYFAIAFSLIVEFINMKLRKRADK; this is translated from the coding sequence ATGGAAGTACTATTTACAGCAGACGCCATTGTTGCGTTTATTACATTAACCTTTTTAGAGATAGTCTTAGGGATAGACAACGTAATCTTTATTTCTATCGTTACTGGTAAGTTGCCAGAAGAACAAAGAAAGAAGGCTACTAAAATCGGTCTTTTCCTTGCTATGTTTATGCGTATTGGTTTGTTACTTGGGGTAACGTGGTTAATCGCAATGAAAGAGCCGTTGTTCAGTATTAACTGGAGTTGGTTTACAGCCGACTTTAACGGACAGGCATTAATTCTTTTGGGAGGGGGAATCTTCTTGATTTACAAATCGACAAAAGAGATACACGAAAAGGTGGCTCACGTGCACAACCAAGAACCTATTGACGAAAAACCAGATGCTAAGAAAATAGCGGTTAAATCGTTTGGGAACATTATTATACAAATCTTGATGATTGACATTATCTTCTCTATCGACAGTATTTTAACTGCGGTGGGTATGACCAATGGTATTGAAGGAGCTTTGTATATTATGATTGCTGCAGTAGTTGTTTCTGTTGCCATTATGATGTTGTTTGCTATTCCAGTTGGAAACTTTGTAAACAATAACCCGTCTATTCAAATATTAGCATTGTCTTTCTTAATCTTAATCGGATTTATGCTTACAACGGAAAGTATGCATATTTCTCACGCTGTATTAGCAGGACAAGAGATAGGTGCTGTTCCTAAAGGATACTTATACTTCGCTATTGCGTTCTCTCTTATTGTTGAATTCATCAATATGAAACTGCGCAAAAGAGCAGATAAATAA
- a CDS encoding DNA topoisomerase IV, which yields MKTKLLYFLPFLFIFTSCYKQERNCANFRTGKFEFVAEINGEKKVSTFIRTDSLEIETFEGKTDTATIRWVNDCEFILQKINPKTMADKKAVSMKIVTTDGNTAVFEYGYTTDARRERGTIKKTADL from the coding sequence ATGAAAACAAAATTATTATACTTTTTACCATTTTTATTTATTTTTACATCTTGCTATAAACAAGAAAGAAATTGTGCTAATTTCAGAACTGGTAAATTCGAATTCGTTGCAGAAATAAACGGAGAAAAGAAAGTTTCTACTTTTATCAGAACCGACAGTTTGGAGATTGAAACATTTGAAGGTAAGACGGATACAGCTACGATTAGATGGGTAAACGATTGTGAGTTCATTCTACAAAAGATAAACCCTAAAACAATGGCTGATAAAAAAGCAGTGAGTATGAAAATCGTTACAACGGATGGAAATACGGCTGTTTTTGAATATGGTTATACAACAGATGCCAGAAGAGAAAGAGGTACGATTAAAAAAACAGCTGACTTATAA
- a CDS encoding DUF6095 family protein translates to MEQEHKTDRKLLVKGVKYLMITLPLMFLGPLVINSAFKNQAHPFYYVVLGLGCLICITSMLLFFKGLQTIIKSLFSK, encoded by the coding sequence ATGGAACAAGAACATAAAACAGACCGTAAGCTACTTGTAAAAGGAGTTAAGTACTTAATGATAACCTTGCCTTTGATGTTTTTAGGCCCGCTTGTAATCAATAGTGCTTTCAAAAACCAAGCTCACCCGTTTTACTACGTGGTGTTAGGGTTAGGATGTTTAATTTGCATTACATCTATGCTCCTTTTTTTCAAAGGATTACAAACAATTATAAAATCACTTTTTTCTAAATAA
- the murQ gene encoding N-acetylmuramic acid 6-phosphate etherase, with translation MNFTRITEQSSNYNDLDKMSVHEILDNMNKEDQSVPKAVERAIPQIEPAVDEIVNKLSNGGRLFYIGAGTSGRLGILDASECPPTYGVSPNLVVGIIAGGDYAIRHAVENAEDNPLQGWVDLQQHTITSKDIVVGIAASGTTPYVIKALEQCQENNIVTCCITCNPNSPLAHVSNFPIEVVVGPEFVTGSSRMKAGTAQKLVLNMLSTATMIKLGRVKGNKMVDMKMTNSKLIERGIQMIIAELNVSYDVAKALLDEFKNVRAAVEHFKNNR, from the coding sequence GTGAATTTCACAAGAATTACAGAACAGTCTTCTAATTACAACGATTTGGATAAAATGTCGGTACACGAGATTTTAGACAATATGAACAAAGAAGACCAAAGCGTTCCTAAAGCAGTGGAGCGTGCTATTCCTCAAATAGAACCTGCTGTAGATGAAATAGTCAACAAACTTAGCAATGGGGGTAGATTATTCTACATCGGAGCAGGTACATCGGGTAGATTAGGTATTTTAGATGCGTCTGAATGTCCTCCTACGTATGGAGTCTCTCCTAATTTGGTAGTCGGGATCATTGCCGGGGGTGATTATGCCATCCGCCACGCAGTTGAAAACGCAGAAGATAATCCCCTTCAAGGATGGGTGGACTTACAACAACACACAATTACCTCAAAAGATATTGTGGTTGGTATTGCCGCTTCTGGTACTACTCCTTATGTTATCAAAGCATTAGAACAATGCCAGGAAAACAATATTGTTACTTGTTGTATTACCTGTAATCCCAATAGTCCATTAGCACACGTTTCTAACTTCCCTATTGAAGTGGTTGTAGGTCCTGAATTCGTTACCGGTAGCTCTCGTATGAAAGCAGGTACAGCTCAAAAACTGGTCTTAAATATGCTCTCTACTGCTACTATGATTAAGCTGGGCAGAGTAAAAGGCAATAAGATGGTGGATATGAAAATGACCAATAGCAAACTGATTGAAAGGGGAATTCAAATGATTATAGCCGAACTAAATGTAAGCTATGACGTGGCAAAAGCATTATTAGACGAGTTTAAAAATGTGCGTGCAGCAGTTGAACACTTTAAGAATAATAGATAA
- a CDS encoding RsmD family RNA methyltransferase, with translation MRIISGKLKGRRISPPRNLPVRPTTDMSKESLFNILNNHFNFGELVILDLFAGTGNISYEFASRGAESVVSVDGDFGCVNFIKKTAKEFELNITPLKSDIFKFLERHKASYDIVFADPPYDFTQEQFEKIVTDVFANDLLDVQGMLVVEHSKFTPLNHLPYFSFEKNYGGSVFTFFEYETVEEDEDEDDLD, from the coding sequence ATGAGAATTATATCAGGAAAACTAAAAGGAAGACGCATTAGCCCTCCAAGAAACTTGCCAGTTCGCCCTACAACGGATATGAGCAAGGAATCCCTATTCAACATTTTGAATAACCACTTTAACTTTGGTGAATTAGTCATCCTTGATTTATTTGCAGGAACAGGTAACATCAGTTACGAATTTGCATCAAGAGGCGCTGAATCAGTAGTTAGTGTTGACGGTGATTTTGGGTGTGTTAACTTTATTAAAAAGACCGCTAAAGAATTTGAATTAAACATTACGCCTTTAAAATCAGATATCTTTAAGTTCTTAGAAAGACATAAAGCTTCTTATGATATCGTATTTGCCGATCCTCCGTATGACTTTACGCAAGAGCAATTTGAGAAAATCGTTACTGACGTTTTTGCCAATGACCTTTTAGACGTACAAGGTATGTTGGTTGTAGAGCACTCTAAGTTTACACCGTTAAACCATTTGCCTTACTTCTCTTTTGAAAAGAATTATGGTGGTTCTGTGTTTACTTTCTTTGAATACGAAACAGTTGAAGAAGACGAGGATGAAGATGATTTAGACTAA
- a CDS encoding DUF3822 family protein — protein MSENYHKLQIQVSLNKFTFVVKDMLAHEITHFASEAISQLKPMDEQLDKIFAKYPELLEKYAEITVLHDNTLNTFVPQAFFKEEAMGTYLQYNTKVFSTDFFAFDEMTEPQMNNVYVPYVNINNYLLDKFGSFTYQNINTQLTEILLKKSQQSKEIQAYAFLQKDHFEIIIVQEGKLVLFNSFQYQTAQDFIYFVLFVYEQLSLDPEVTPLFLMGRVDQDDIFYQQAYKYVRHVSLIEDKFFISDDLLLHHQVPKQHYILFHS, from the coding sequence ATGTCAGAGAATTATCATAAACTACAAATACAGGTGTCTTTAAACAAATTTACGTTTGTGGTAAAAGATATGTTAGCTCATGAGATAACACACTTTGCATCTGAGGCTATCTCTCAGTTGAAACCTATGGATGAGCAATTAGATAAGATCTTTGCCAAGTATCCTGAGTTGTTAGAAAAATATGCTGAAATAACTGTTTTACACGACAATACCTTGAATACGTTTGTACCACAAGCATTCTTTAAAGAGGAGGCAATGGGAACGTATTTACAGTATAACACCAAGGTATTTTCTACTGACTTCTTTGCCTTTGATGAGATGACAGAACCGCAGATGAACAATGTTTATGTGCCTTATGTAAACATCAACAACTACTTGCTTGACAAGTTTGGTTCGTTTACATACCAGAACATCAATACACAGTTGACAGAAATTCTTTTAAAAAAATCACAACAGTCTAAAGAGATACAAGCTTACGCTTTTTTACAAAAAGACCACTTTGAAATTATCATTGTACAAGAGGGCAAACTCGTGTTGTTCAACTCTTTTCAATATCAAACGGCACAAGACTTTATCTACTTTGTATTGTTTGTATACGAGCAGTTATCACTTGACCCAGAGGTTACGCCCTTGTTCTTAATGGGCCGCGTGGACCAAGATGATATCTTTTACCAACAAGCTTATAAATATGTTAGACACGTAAGTCTAATTGAAGATAAGTTTTTCATTAGTGATGATTTATTATTACATCATCAAGTACCAAAACAACATTACATTTTATTCCATTCATGA
- a CDS encoding ATP-dependent RecD-like DNA helicase — MIGPQFYKLLRNKFPFELTVKQDIFLQKIANFVTNDQQDELFVLKGYAGTGKTTLLSTVVNELKSINKFSVMLAPTGRAAKVISNYSNRPAFTIHKNIYYPKASKTGGGVQYTMRANKNRNTIFIVDEASMIGDGGAGDTSMYPHGSLLDDLIYYVYSGFNCKLILIGDTAQLPPVNMTISPALDIDQLGFQYNMDVQHIELDEVMRQEENSGILYNATELRMALDSYFFDAFQFQLQGFKDIIRLTDGYDIQDAIHSAYSNSGPEETAFIVRSNKRANAYNQQIRARILDKESEISAGDLLMVVKNNYFWLKDSTVTDFIANGDIIEVLQIYKVVELYGFRFASVRVRMIDYPNMIPFDTIIFLETLTSESAALSYEQTNRLYQEVLLDYEDEITKYRKVQKVKENEYFNALQVKFSYAITCHKSQGGQWETVFIEQPYLPEGITQDYVKWLYTAMTRAKDKLYLIGFNDDSFEQE, encoded by the coding sequence ATGATTGGACCTCAGTTTTATAAATTACTGCGCAATAAATTCCCTTTTGAACTAACGGTTAAGCAAGACATCTTTTTGCAAAAAATAGCGAATTTCGTTACAAATGATCAGCAAGATGAGTTGTTTGTACTTAAAGGATACGCGGGTACGGGTAAAACGACGTTGTTGTCAACCGTAGTAAACGAATTAAAGAGTATTAATAAGTTTTCCGTTATGCTGGCTCCTACGGGGCGTGCGGCAAAGGTAATTAGCAACTATTCTAACCGACCTGCATTTACCATTCACAAGAATATTTATTACCCGAAAGCCAGTAAAACTGGGGGAGGGGTACAATATACAATGCGTGCCAATAAGAATAGAAATACTATTTTTATTGTGGATGAGGCGTCTATGATTGGCGATGGCGGTGCTGGAGATACAAGTATGTACCCACACGGCTCGTTGTTAGACGATTTGATTTACTACGTGTATTCAGGGTTTAACTGTAAGCTTATTTTGATTGGAGATACTGCACAGTTACCTCCGGTTAATATGACTATTAGTCCGGCTTTGGACATAGATCAATTGGGTTTTCAATACAATATGGATGTGCAACACATCGAATTAGACGAGGTAATGCGTCAAGAAGAAAACTCGGGTATTTTATACAATGCTACGGAGTTGAGAATGGCGTTAGACTCTTACTTTTTTGATGCGTTTCAGTTTCAATTACAAGGGTTTAAAGATATCATTCGCCTGACAGATGGTTACGACATTCAAGATGCTATTCACTCGGCTTATTCTAACAGTGGGCCAGAGGAAACAGCGTTTATTGTGCGTTCTAACAAAAGAGCAAATGCTTATAACCAACAGATACGTGCGCGTATTTTGGATAAGGAGAGTGAAATATCAGCGGGTGACTTACTGATGGTTGTTAAGAACAACTACTTTTGGTTGAAAGATTCAACAGTTACCGATTTTATTGCTAATGGTGATATTATTGAGGTGCTTCAGATATACAAAGTAGTCGAGTTATACGGTTTCCGATTTGCCTCTGTACGCGTTAGAATGATTGACTATCCTAATATGATTCCGTTTGACACGATTATCTTCTTGGAGACATTAACCAGTGAGTCTGCGGCTTTGTCGTACGAACAGACAAATCGCTTGTATCAAGAGGTGCTGTTGGATTATGAAGATGAGATTACGAAGTACAGAAAGGTGCAAAAGGTTAAGGAAAACGAGTATTTCAATGCCTTGCAAGTTAAGTTCTCTTATGCGATTACGTGTCATAAATCACAAGGTGGACAATGGGAAACGGTGTTTATAGAACAACCGTATTTACCAGAAGGGATCACACAGGATTATGTGAAATGGTTGTACACTGCTATGACAAGGGCAAAAGATAAGCTGTACTTAATCGGCTTTAACGACGATAGTTTTGAACAAGAATAA
- the kdsB gene encoding 3-deoxy-manno-octulosonate cytidylyltransferase: MKVIAVIPARYASTRFPGKLMEDLGGKTIIRRTYDATVATGLFSDVFVVTDSDLIYNDIVAHGGKAVMSIKSHESGSDRIAEAVENMEADIVINVQGDEPFVSKENLQRLIEIFEADHTKQVDLASLMTPINEWEVIENPNNVKVVVDDTNTALYFSRSVIPYPRDKEVSVQYYQHIGVYAFRKAALLEFTTLPMKFLEASEKLEQLRYLEYGKRIKMAITTHIGVGIDTPEDLAKAKALLASNPALQ; this comes from the coding sequence ATGAAAGTTATAGCAGTAATACCAGCGCGTTATGCTTCAACGCGTTTTCCTGGTAAGTTAATGGAAGATTTAGGAGGGAAAACGATAATTCGTAGAACTTATGATGCTACTGTAGCAACCGGACTTTTTAGCGATGTATTTGTAGTAACAGATTCGGACTTAATTTACAATGATATTGTAGCCCACGGTGGAAAAGCAGTTATGAGTATCAAATCACACGAAAGTGGGAGTGATCGTATAGCTGAAGCGGTGGAAAATATGGAGGCTGATATTGTTATTAATGTACAAGGAGATGAACCTTTTGTAAGTAAGGAAAATCTACAGCGTTTGATTGAAATCTTTGAGGCAGACCACACGAAGCAAGTTGATTTAGCGTCTTTAATGACTCCGATTAACGAGTGGGAGGTTATTGAAAATCCTAATAATGTAAAAGTGGTGGTTGACGATACAAATACCGCTTTATACTTCTCAAGATCGGTTATTCCTTATCCACGTGATAAAGAAGTGAGCGTACAGTATTACCAACACATTGGGGTTTATGCTTTTAGAAAAGCTGCTTTGTTAGAGTTTACTACGCTACCAATGAAGTTTTTAGAAGCGTCAGAAAAGTTAGAGCAATTACGCTACTTAGAATATGGTAAACGTATTAAAATGGCAATTACGACACATATTGGAGTAGGGATAGACACACCGGAGGACTTAGCAAAGGCTAAGGCACTATTGGCAAGTAATCCTGCATTACAATAG
- a CDS encoding branched-chain amino acid aminotransferase, which translates to MSSQTINDFSIQKVEKSKIASIDFENVKFGSVFTDHMLVCHYKDGKWGQVEIKPYGPMSFEPSINVFHYGQAIFEGMKAYKDTEDKVWLFRPQENWKRFNKSAERLAMPHIDEERFVGGLKALLNLDRDWVQKGEGNSLYIRPFMVGTHPGVVAGPSTEFMFCIILSPARTYYSGKVKVQIAEHYSRAANGGVGSTKCSGNYAGQFYPTKLAQDAGYQQVIWTDDATHTKLEEAGTMNVFFRIGDTLITAPTSERILDGVTRKSLIEIAKSKGINVEVKSIVVQDLLDAHAKGELKEIFGAGTAVTVGQIEGFAFQEKYYELPEVTDEDSYAIQLKKALQGIQQKHIEDTFGWTQSI; encoded by the coding sequence ATGAGTTCACAAACAATTAATGATTTCTCTATTCAAAAAGTAGAAAAATCTAAAATAGCTTCAATTGATTTTGAAAACGTAAAATTTGGTTCTGTTTTTACTGACCATATGTTAGTTTGTCATTATAAAGATGGTAAATGGGGACAAGTAGAAATCAAACCTTACGGACCAATGTCATTTGAGCCTTCTATCAATGTATTTCACTACGGACAAGCAATCTTCGAAGGAATGAAAGCATACAAAGATACTGAAGACAAAGTTTGGTTATTCCGTCCACAAGAAAACTGGAAACGTTTCAACAAATCTGCTGAGAGATTAGCAATGCCACATATAGACGAAGAGAGATTCGTGGGAGGTTTAAAAGCCTTATTAAACTTAGATAGAGATTGGGTACAAAAAGGAGAAGGTAATTCTTTATATATCCGCCCATTTATGGTAGGTACTCACCCTGGTGTTGTAGCTGGACCATCTACTGAGTTTATGTTCTGTATCATTTTATCTCCAGCTCGTACATACTACTCTGGAAAGGTAAAAGTTCAAATCGCAGAACACTACAGCCGTGCTGCTAATGGTGGTGTTGGTTCTACTAAATGTTCTGGTAACTATGCTGGACAATTCTACCCAACTAAATTAGCTCAAGATGCAGGATACCAACAAGTAATCTGGACTGATGATGCTACTCACACTAAATTAGAAGAAGCTGGAACAATGAACGTATTCTTCAGAATTGGAGATACTTTAATTACTGCTCCTACAAGTGAGCGTATCTTAGACGGTGTAACTCGTAAGAGTTTAATCGAAATCGCTAAGAGCAAAGGAATCAACGTAGAGGTTAAATCTATCGTTGTTCAAGATTTACTTGACGCACACGCTAAAGGTGAATTAAAAGAAATCTTCGGTGCTGGTACTGCTGTAACTGTTGGACAAATTGAAGGATTTGCTTTCCAAGAGAAATACTACGAATTACCAGAAGTTACAGATGAAGATTCTTACGCTATTCAATTGAAAAAAGCGCTTCAAGGTATTCAACAAAAACACATTGAAGATACTTTTGGATGGACTCAAAGCATCTAA
- a CDS encoding DUF4920 domain-containing protein, producing the protein MRKVVACLGLLTLVFTGCKNEKTAPVAEQMFDATKYEYFGDSIALADVLSKDEMLEKFKTMQAGDTLQVKFQSNIVEVCQKKGCWMSVELPGDKNSFVRFTDYGFFAPMNAAGHEVVVDGKAFVSVISVDELKHYAKDAGKSEEEIAAIVDPKVTYSFVADGIAIDKAK; encoded by the coding sequence ATGCGTAAAGTTGTTGCTTGTTTAGGTTTATTAACCTTGGTTTTTACGGGATGTAAAAATGAAAAAACTGCTCCTGTGGCAGAACAAATGTTTGATGCTACTAAATATGAGTATTTCGGTGATAGCATTGCCCTTGCAGATGTCTTGTCAAAAGACGAGATGCTTGAGAAGTTTAAAACGATGCAGGCAGGTGATACTCTTCAAGTAAAGTTTCAATCTAATATTGTTGAGGTATGTCAGAAAAAGGGATGTTGGATGAGTGTTGAATTACCAGGAGATAAGAATAGTTTTGTACGCTTTACAGATTACGGATTCTTTGCTCCAATGAATGCAGCTGGTCACGAAGTGGTTGTTGACGGGAAGGCGTTTGTATCTGTGATTTCTGTAGACGAATTAAAGCACTATGCAAAAGACGCTGGTAAGTCTGAAGAGGAAATTGCCGCTATTGTGGACCCTAAAGTAACGTACAGCTTTGTAGCAGATGGAATTGCAATTGATAAAGCGAAGTAA
- the mnmD gene encoding tRNA (5-methylaminomethyl-2-thiouridine)(34)-methyltransferase MnmD — translation MKRNVITTSDGSTSIKIEDWGETYHSIHGAIQEAKHVYINNGFDRIEKPSLRILEMGFGTGLNAFLTLVEARNAGKTVEYYSVEAYPVTEEEMKALSFTALYSQAEDEANFQAMHYGEWNVLNRISDEFSLYKMHSKFEDMQLEAGYFDLVYFDVFGYQFQPDLWSVAIFQKVYDALREGGVLVTYACRGPIKRAMKEVGFRTEKVPGPPGKREMLVAFK, via the coding sequence GTGAAAAGAAATGTAATCACAACATCCGATGGGTCAACCTCAATCAAGATAGAAGATTGGGGAGAAACGTATCACTCTATACACGGTGCTATTCAAGAGGCCAAACACGTGTATATCAACAATGGTTTTGACAGAATAGAAAAGCCGAGTTTGCGCATTTTAGAAATGGGGTTTGGTACGGGGTTAAATGCTTTTTTAACCTTAGTGGAAGCAAGAAATGCGGGTAAAACAGTTGAGTATTATAGTGTAGAGGCATATCCGGTTACGGAAGAAGAAATGAAAGCCCTTAGCTTCACCGCTCTGTATTCACAGGCAGAAGACGAGGCTAATTTTCAAGCTATGCACTACGGAGAGTGGAATGTGTTGAATCGCATTTCAGACGAATTCTCATTATACAAAATGCACAGCAAGTTTGAAGATATGCAGTTAGAAGCAGGTTATTTTGACTTGGTGTATTTTGACGTATTTGGTTATCAGTTTCAACCCGACTTATGGTCTGTCGCTATCTTTCAAAAGGTATATGACGCATTAAGAGAGGGAGGCGTATTAGTTACCTATGCGTGTAGAGGTCCTATTAAACGAGCGATGAAAGAAGTAGGATTTAGAACAGAAAAGGTACCTGGACCACCAGGAAAAAGAGAAATGCTTGTTGCGTTTAAGTGA
- a CDS encoding DUF4377 domain-containing protein, with the protein MRKVILLVAIALGTLTSCKGEQANEPVKEVAEVEQVATDSIEVTDELEDIMTLYIAPQKEDCVGVGPMKCLLVKQGEDAEWELMYQGIEGLDYQEGFEYKVEVRREEVPNPPADASSFRYVLVKEISKVKK; encoded by the coding sequence ATGAGAAAAGTAATTCTGTTAGTTGCAATTGCCTTAGGTACACTTACTTCGTGTAAGGGAGAACAAGCAAACGAACCTGTAAAAGAGGTTGCGGAAGTAGAACAAGTAGCTACTGATTCGATTGAGGTTACAGATGAATTAGAAGATATTATGACATTGTACATTGCTCCTCAAAAAGAAGATTGTGTAGGGGTAGGTCCGATGAAGTGTTTGTTAGTTAAACAAGGAGAAGATGCAGAATGGGAATTGATGTATCAAGGAATTGAAGGATTAGACTATCAAGAAGGTTTCGAATACAAAGTTGAGGTTAGAAGAGAAGAAGTACCTAATCCACCTGCTGATGCTTCATCATTTCGCTATGTGTTAGTGAAAGAGATATCGAAGGTGAAAAAATAA